Proteins from a genomic interval of Zingiber officinale cultivar Zhangliang chromosome 2A, Zo_v1.1, whole genome shotgun sequence:
- the LOC122043809 gene encoding uncharacterized protein LOC122043809 has protein sequence MRRGRSVADARRGPGRPRKQPIEAEEPEPVTQEADSSRDPTNVETVSRGQTHQTPRDQGRQPQEIPSVIPSGRNQEFQPQGIPSGIPSAFPTPATTDWMRDRARIPLLAKSVKDRVTLYQGGADPWAARSWLKNLESTFGYMSCSDEEKVELAAYHLRDQAVIWWEMQKTIFGEQRITWAMFRDAFERQYFPATFCLARRQEFLNLKQGDRSVMEYNAEFCRLAEFCPHLVAQDYDRMQQFTQGLAAYIRLRMSGFPSSSYREVLDRALFIEMTQQQVNQEKGHDKKSSQKRGNQGQSSQATTGGSSRPQKSGWTSDGTSRPPQHGWKKDRMGSRCYQCGSKSHTKFHCPLDHPICYYCKQPGHESRDWGTSLTDATTERITEESGCSTSVATTVFSGTDISYSGSGTSDYTVFCCDVFSSGPSSTARFSSTSALSSISASDSVSAAGSCTYDASADHFRDTIAELRDLLIDTGSSHSFISRVFLGKIGRLPSRRTHGLTVSIPSGEVLEMVEFDIILGMDWLAMNHAIVDCRARVVTF, from the exons ATGAGACGTGGTCGATCGGTAGCCGATGCTCGTCGTGGTCCGGGACGACCACGGAAACAACCCATTGAGGCTGAGGAACCAGAACCAGTGACTCAGGAGGCGGATTCTTCTAGGGATCCAACTAATGTTGAGACGGTTAGTCGAGGACAGACCCATCAGACTCCTAGAGATCAGGGACGTCAGCCTCAGGAGATCCCTTCAGTCATACCTTCTGGTAGAAATCAGGAATTTCAGCCTCAGGGGATTCCCTCCGGGATACCATCAGCATTTCCTACTCCTGCTACTACTGACTGGATGAGGGATAGAGCGCGTATACCACTGTTGGCAAAGTCCGTCAAGGACAGGGTTACTCTATACCAGGGCGGAGCAGATCCTTGGGCTGCTCGTAGCTGGTTGAAGAATTTGGAAAGCACTTTCGGATACATGAGTTGTTCAGATGAAGAGAAAGTGGAATTGGCTGCGTATCATCTCCGGGATCAGGCAGTCATATGGTGGGAGATGCAAAAGACAATCTTTGGGGAACAACGCATCACATGGGCGATGTTCCGGGATGCTTTTGAGCGGCAGTATTTTCCAGCCACATTCTGTTTAGCTCGACGCCAGGAATTCCTGAATCTCAAGCAAGGTGATCGATCGGTGATGGAGTACAACGCTGAATTCTGTAGATTGGCTGAGTTTTGCCCTCATTTGGTGGCACAGGATTATGACCGGATGCAGCAGTTCACCCAAGGTTTAGCAGCATATATTCGGCTCAGGATGTCAGGATTTCCAAGTAGCTCCTACCGAGAAGTTTTGGATCGTGCACTATTTATCGAGATGACTCAGCAGCAGGTAAATCAGGAGAAAGGCCATGATAAGAAGTCGTCACAAAAGAGAGGGAACCAAGGTCAGAGTTCACAGGCTACCACGGGAGGATCTTCTCGGCCGCAGAAGTCAGGATGGACATCTGATGGAACATCTCGTCCTCCTCAGCATGGTTGGAAGAAAGATAGAATGGGATCCAGATGTTACCAGTGTGGCTCCAAGAGCCATACCAAATTTCATTGCCCCTTGGATCATCCCATTTGTTATTATTGCAAACAACCAGGGCATGAGAGTCGGGATT GGGGGACATCCCTCACAGACGCGACCACAGAAAGGATCACAGAAGAGTCAGGGTGCTCCACGTCAGTAGCGACCACCGTCTTCTCAGGGACAGATATATCATATTCAGGGTCAGGAACCAGCGACTACACAGTATTCTGCTGCGACGTCTTCTCATCAGGCCCTTCCAGTACAGCCAGATTTTCCTCCACCTCAGCTTTATCCAGtatatcagcctcagactcagtatCAGCAGCCGGTTCCTGCACCTACGATGCCAGCGCAGACCACTTCAGGGATACCATAGCCGAGCTCAGAG ATTtgttgatagatactggtagttcccatTCATTCATATCTCGGGTATTTCTGGGTAAAATCGGGAGATTACCTAGTCGTCGGACACACGGGCTGACAGTATCTATACCATCTGGCGAG GTATTAGAGATGGTGGAATTtgacattatattgggcatggattggcTGGCCATGAACCATGCCATAGTTGACTGCAGAGCGAGAGTAGTCACATTCTGA